CAATCCAAGCTTGCTCGCGCCGGGTTTGAGGTCGATGCGGATTTCTTCTGAGGCGCCTTCAAGGTTATTGCGCACGTCGTAGAGGCTTTCATAGGTGCGCAGCTGGGTTTCCAGATCTGCCGTTGCGCGGCGTAAAACCTCCAGATCCGGGTGTCGGATGGAGAGTTCAAACCCAGGGCCGTTGTTATTGAAGGCATATTGCACCGAGACTTCCTTGGCATCAGGTACATCTCCAAGCAGTTCCCTTAAGCGCAGGGCGGCTTCCTTGGCTGACATTTCGCGTGCTTCAGGTGGAGTCAGCTGTACGATGGCCATAACGCTATCGCGACGAGAGCGGGTATACCAGTTCTCGATGAGCGCACCTTTACCCTGGCCCACATTACCCTGTTCTATCGTCTGTTGGTTTGCTTCTTCTTCCAGGCGTTTTTCTGCTTCTTGCAGCTGTGCCAGGATTTCCAGTGCGCGGCTGTAGGGGGCACCTTCGGGCATCACTACGTTGACAATAATTTGATCGGATTCGATCTCTGGCATAAAGCCTTTTTTCACCCAGCCACTGCCAAACATACCAAAGCCAATCATAAGTACCGCGATGAAAATGCTTACAGTCAGGTAGCGCTTTTCAACGGCCCACTGGCCGATGCGACGATAGTGGTTGTGGGCAAAATGGATAATGGAATCGGCAATTCGTTTCTGAATACGTCCGAAGCGACCGAGTTTGGTGCGCGGCTTCAGGTTGCTGAGGTGGGCGGGCAAGATCAGTAGCGACTCGATCAGGGAGAACAGCAGGGCAAGTATTACTACCCAGGTGATATGCCGGGTAAATTCACTGGTGGAACCACTGATAAAGATCCACGGCAAAAACGCAAGAATGGTTGTGGCTACGGCAAAGATGACTGGCTTGGCCACAAGCTGTGTACCAAGTATCGCTGCGTTTAATCCTCCTGCGGGATGCTGATGCTCCGGATTGTGGGATTCGGTATGAATACTTTCTCCCACCACAATGGCATCGTCCACCACAATACCAAGTACCAGGAGGAAAGCGAAGGTGGAGAGCATATTCAGGGAGACGCCCACGCTGGGCAGGAGTACGAAGGCACCGGCATAGGCTGTGGCGATACCGATGGCCACCCACAGGGCTACCTTCGGGCGCAAACTGAATACCAGCACCAGGAGTACCAGAAGCAACCCCTGAAACGCCGAGCTGCCGATGGTTTCCATGCGTCCCTTGAAGTCTTCCGCATTGTCGGTCCACAGGGTGAGTTTTGTTCCCACGGGCATGGTTTTACTGCGTTCATCTATCCATTTGCGAATCGAGTCGGAGGCGGTGACGATATCCATGGTTTCCGTGCTCATCACCTGCAGCAGTACCGCCGGTTCACCGTTCAGGGTGGCAAGAATCTCGTTATCTTCGAAGCCGTCTATCACGTTCGCGACATCGCCCACGCGAATGGTGCCGCCGTCGGCAGTCTGACGGACAATGATGTTGGCAAATTCCTGTTCGCTGTCCGCTTGTTTGCGAACTTTCAACTGGTAGCTGCCCACCTCAGTGCGCACGGTGCCTGCAGACTGGTTGATTGAACTGTTGCGAATGGCATTGGCCAATTCTTGGAAGGTCAAACCATAGCGCCGTAAAGCCTGCTCGCTGACTTCGATGGAGACTTCCTCCATCCTTGTGCCGAACAGCTCCACCACCGAGATGGCTGGCAGTGTGGCTACTTCGCGCCGCAGCTGTTCTGCCAATCGTTTGAGTTCCCGCTCGCCTACATCGCCGTGTACCGCTACACGAATAAATTCTTGGCGATTTACCCATTGGTGGACCTGGGGCGGTTCTATGTCGCGGGGAAATGATGAAATACCATCTACGCGGATCTTTACATCGTTCATGAAGCGGGAGAAATCCACGGAGGTTTCCGCCAGGATATACACCTCACCCATGCCTTCGGACGAGGTGGAACGCACCCAGTCGATATTGTCTAGATCGCTGACCGCTTCCTCGATGCGGGCGACGATTTGCTCTTCTACTTCCTGCGGCGCGGCGCCGGGCCAGGAGACGTGGATTTGAAGGCCGGGGAAGCGCACCTGCGGGTCCATTTCCCGTTCCATGCTGAGAAACCCGATGACGCCGGCAACTAGAATGCCGATCATCGCCAGATTGGCGGCTACCGTGTTGCGGGCCCACCATGCAATCAAGCTGTTCATTATTGATATTCCTTAACTTGCTGTTGCTTACCGGCGGGCCAGATGGGTAATGGGCTGAACGTCCATACCTTCAACTGGGTTGGTCAGGGTGGAAATCACTACACGTTCACCATCGGCAACACCAGAGGCGAGCATTGCGCGATGCTCAGACGTGGAGAGCACCTCCACGGTACGGATATTCAGTTGGTTGTTTGCATCCACCACATACACCTTGTCAGCGCTGCGCAAGGCTTCGCGAGGCACCACGATCGCCTGCCGCTGCTCAGTGGACTCCACTTCAGCGGTGACAAAAAGCCCCACAGCCAGGGGCACGCCGTTACTTGCGCCAGCGCCATACGGGTCTTCTACTTCCACTACGGCATAAATCAGGCGGGTCTGTTGATCGACGGTAGCCTGAGTGCGTACGATTTTGCCCTGCCAGTCTTGTGTCTGGGTGCCGACGAGGGCGGTAAGAGTGACGGCAGGGCCCGGGTGTTTGTTACTGGCGACAAAGCCCATTGGCAGATCCAATTCCAGCAACTGGCTGTCTGTCAGCGGCAGGCGTACTTCTACTCGGTCTGTGGCGAAAACCCGGCCCAGGGATGTGCCGGTAGTGACATACTGGCCGACACCTACGTTACGACTGACGACGCGGCCGCGATAGGGCAGGCGAATCTTGGTGCGGGAAAGGTTCAGCTCCGCGTCGGCGAGCTCTGCCTGTGCTGCACGCAGGTTGGCCTGGGCCTCCATTACCTGTGGTTTATTGACTTGCAGTGGGGTGGGGGTTTTGTTTGGGTTGAGATCGAGCCACTGCTGGCGCTTGATGGTAGCCGCGGCCTCGGCTTGCAGCAGCAGGACTTCCGCCTGTGCGACGCGGGCTTCGGCCTGTGCGACTTGAAGCTTGTAATCAGCGTCGTCCAGCTCGATCAGGGTTTCTCCTGCTTCAAATCCCGCGCCCTCGGCAAAGCGTTCGGCGATAGCGACAATGCGTCCGGAAATCTGTGGCGTGAGGTCGATCTGGGTGTGCGCTCGCACTTCGCCCTGGGTCGTAATACCGAGATTCACCAATTCCTTTCGGGCCTCAGAATACATGAGGGAAACCGGGCGTTGCTCCTGTTCTTTTTTTTCAGGGGCGGGTTTGGTGGCGGACATCCATTGCACGATGCCTATGCCTAATGCCAGTACAAGTAGTGGTGCGACGGCTTTCAGGATTTTATTGTTCATATGTCCAATCTTTTCAGATTTCAGGTTTACGCCGGGGGACCTCTGGAGCGGATTTATTGAATCACGATATCCAGAGGTTTAGCTGTTGGTAAAAGCCGGGTTGAGCTGAATCAGCGGCGAACGACTGTGCCAACTGATGAAAAGACTTGGTGAGCAGGGGGTATGGATGCAGTGGAAGGAATATTTTTTTACCTGGGATTATCAAGACGCCAGCAATCCCGATACCGACGCCTGGACCAATCGGTTAAATATCCGGATTCCAGCCGGCGAGAATCCGTTCACGGGTATAGATTGCCGCCTGATGTTCGGTGAGCTGCCGGCGCTTGTTATTGACTATGGCGCCGGGGCCGTGATTTTCGAATTCAAAGAAGCGTGACTCTTCTGGCGTGAATACGGTGGACTTGGTGCCATCGCGACTGGTGCCGCGCATGGAATCCCAGCCGTCGCGGGTAATGTGGTCGTCCATAAAGGATCGGATATACACCGCCGCGCCAATCGCGTCGGGATCCGCATAGCGGCCATCGGGGAAATCGGTGGTGGGGTGCCAGGGGCGGCCCAACGGGGTCGAATTGGTGGGCACGCCCTCAGCTTTCAACAGGCGGCAGTTGAGAAACACCAGCCCGAACTCGTTGCCGATATCAGTGCTGGGCGCGGTGACGTAACCGACGGTCTCCCGTGCGGTGCCGCGGGGGCGGGTAACGATATCGCTGTTTTCAAACAACGCCTGACCCGCACCGAAAATAAAGTCCACATTGCCTTCGACCACACTGTCGACAAAATAGCTGCGGCCGGCCTGTACGAACAGGGTGTCCTGGTAACCCAGAAGGCGCACATTGCGGAACGCGGTCCGGTCGCTGCTGAGACCGGTTTCCAGCGCCACTGCCTGGGTGCCATTGATCTTGTCGGTGTGGTCCTTGGGTAGCGCGTCAGTAGCGAGGAAGTCAAAACTGTTTTCGATGGTAAGGTTTTCCGCGCGGAAATCAGTCGCTTCTACCGTCAGGGTTGCGGTATCGAAGGTGCCCATTTTGGCCTCGGAGCCCGGCTCAGCGTCCACCGCTGGCATTCCCGCATAATCCCCGTAACTAATGATGGTGCTGTCGCGCCCGGCGCCGATCAGGTGAATATTGGGTTTGCTGACCAGCAGCTTTTCCCGGTAAGTGCCCTCGGGCAGATAAATCACGTAGGGCGTGGCGCTTGCTTCCGGCGCCGCTGCCAGTGCCGCAGCGATGGTGGGGTATATAGGGGCATTACCGGTTTTGGCGGAAGCGATACCGACTACCGCGTCATAATCTCGCTGGTCACCGTTCTGGGCGCAGGATGTGATTACAAGCAGTGCCAGCAGCCACAGGCCAGTTTTTTGCGCAAGGCTGGAAAAAGAGTGCTGGGGCGAATCGCTAAACCTCACTCCCAGGGTACGTATTGCGGGGATTATCGCCATGTGTACTGCTCCGTCTAATTATTGGTCAGGTCGCGTCTTGTTTGGGTCGGACTATTGGTCAGGCCATTCTAGCGCCAGCCCCGCGGAGCGCTCAACCGCGCAGGGACTATCTCCAGCCATTCCCCCAGCTACTCAAAAGCTACTCAAAGTACATTCAAATCTGCCCACTTAAGCCTCGCGCCCCTTATTTTGCGGGACTGCCTGAGGTAGAATGCGCGCCCGCTTTAACCGACAGAAGCCGACAGCTCTATGGAAATCAATCCGCTTCTCAACCAGATGAAAGACCTCGCAGAACGCACCGACGTTCTCAGGGGGTATCTTTGACTACGCTGGCAAGAAAGAACGCCTGACCGAAGTCGAACTGGAACTGGCTGAACCCAGTGTCTGGGACGACCCCGACCGCGCCCAGGATCTGGGTCGCGAACGCTCCTCCCTCGAAGCCGTAGTTAAAACCATCGAAGACCTCGACAGTGGCATCAACGACTGCCGCGATCTGCTGGATATGGCGGTGGAAGAGGGGGACGAAGACTCCGTAGCCGACGTCTCCGCCGAGCTGGAAGGTTTGCAGCAACAGCTGGAAACTCTCGAATTCCGCCGCATGTTTTCCGGTGAAACCGACCCCAATAACGCTTATCTGGACATCCAGGCTGGCTCCGGTGGTACCGAAGCTCAGGACTGGGCCGAAATGCTGCTGCGCATGTATCTGCGCTGGGGTGAAGCCCACGGCTTCAAAACCACCCTGGAAGAAGCTTCTGCAGGGGATGTTGCCGGCATCAAAAGTGCCACCATCCACTTCCAGGGCGAGTACGCCTACGGCTGGCTGCGCACCGAAACCGGCGTACACCGCCTGGTGCGGAAGTCCCCGTTTGACTCGGGTAATCGCCGGCACACGTCGTTCACCTCGGTGTTTGTCTCTCCGGAGATCGACGACAACATCGAGATCGAGGTGGACAAGTCCCAGGTGCGTGAAGACACCTACCGCGCATCGGGCGCCGGTGGCCAGCACGTCAACAAGACCGACTCTGCGGTGCGCCTGACCCACCTCGCCACCGGCATCGTGGTGGCGTGCCAGAGCGAACGCTCCCAGCACCAGAACCGCGATAAAGCGTGGAAAATGCTGCGGGCACGACTCTACGAACAGGAAATGCAGAAGCGCAATGCGGAAAAGCAGGCGCTGGAAGAAAGCAAGTCCGACATCGGCTGGGGCAGCCAGATCCGCTCCTACGTACTGGACGACCAGCGCATCAAAGACCTGCGTACCAGCGTTCAGACCAGCAACTGCCAGGCAGTGCTGGATGGGGACCTGGATCAGTTTATTGAGGCGAGCCTGAAGGCGGGCCTGTAATTCCGACGTGACGACGTCTGAAATTCACTTTAAATGACATGTGATAGATCATGAGCAACACACCAACTCAGCAAGACGAAAACAAACTGATCGCCGAGCGCCGTGCCAAACTCAGCGCTATGCGCGAGAAGGGTAACGCCTTCCCGAACAGCTTCCGCCGCGAGCAGCTCGCCGCCGACCTGCAAAAAGAGTTTGGTGAAAAAACCAAGGAAGAGTTGGAAACTGAAGGAAACAGTGCCTGCGTTGCCGGCCGTATTCTTGCCAAGCGCGGCCCCTTCCTGGTCATCCAGGACGTTTCCGGACGTATCCAGTTGTACGCCGACAAGGTTGCCCAGAAAGACATCAAAGAGCGCTGGGGAACCTGGGACATTGGCGACATCGTCGGTGTTAAAGGTGCTCTGCACAAATCCGGTAAAGGCGACCTCTATGTCAATTGCGAAGAGTACAGCCTGCTCACCAAAGCCCTGCGTCCGCTGCCGGAAAAATTTCACGGCATTGCTGACCAGGAAATGCGCTACCGTCAGCGCTATGTCGACCTGATCGCCACTCCGGAATCCCGCGATGTTTTCCGCATCCGCTCTGAAGTGATCAGCTACATTCGCAGCTTCCTGAATAACAACCAGTTCATGGAAGTGGAAACGCCCATGCTGCAGGTGATTCCTGGCGGCGCAACCGCGCGTCCGTTCATTACTCACCACAATGCACTCGATATCGACATGTACCTGCGTATTGCGCCGGAACTCTATCTGAAGCGTCTGGTGGTGGGCGGTTTTGAGCGTGTGTACGAAATCAACCGCAACTTCCGCAACG
This is a stretch of genomic DNA from Microbulbifer bruguierae. It encodes these proteins:
- a CDS encoding pectinesterase family protein; its protein translation is MAIIPAIRTLGVRFSDSPQHSFSSLAQKTGLWLLALLVITSCAQNGDQRDYDAVVGIASAKTGNAPIYPTIAAALAAAPEASATPYVIYLPEGTYREKLLVSKPNIHLIGAGRDSTIISYGDYAGMPAVDAEPGSEAKMGTFDTATLTVEATDFRAENLTIENSFDFLATDALPKDHTDKINGTQAVALETGLSSDRTAFRNVRLLGYQDTLFVQAGRSYFVDSVVEGNVDFIFGAGQALFENSDIVTRPRGTARETVGYVTAPSTDIGNEFGLVFLNCRLLKAEGVPTNSTPLGRPWHPTTDFPDGRYADPDAIGAAVYIRSFMDDHITRDGWDSMRGTSRDGTKSTVFTPEESRFFEFENHGPGAIVNNKRRQLTEHQAAIYTRERILAGWNPDI
- a CDS encoding efflux RND transporter periplasmic adaptor subunit, with the translated sequence MNNKILKAVAPLLVLALGIGIVQWMSATKPAPEKKEQEQRPVSLMYSEARKELVNLGITTQGEVRAHTQIDLTPQISGRIVAIAERFAEGAGFEAGETLIELDDADYKLQVAQAEARVAQAEVLLLQAEAAATIKRQQWLDLNPNKTPTPLQVNKPQVMEAQANLRAAQAELADAELNLSRTKIRLPYRGRVVSRNVGVGQYVTTGTSLGRVFATDRVEVRLPLTDSQLLELDLPMGFVASNKHPGPAVTLTALVGTQTQDWQGKIVRTQATVDQQTRLIYAVVEVEDPYGAGASNGVPLAVGLFVTAEVESTEQRQAIVVPREALRSADKVYVVDANNQLNIRTVEVLSTSEHRAMLASGVADGERVVISTLTNPVEGMDVQPITHLARR
- the prfB gene encoding peptide chain release factor 2 (programmed frameshift) gives rise to the protein MEINPLLNQMKDLAERTDVLRGYLDYAGKKERLTEVELELAEPSVWDDPDRAQDLGRERSSLEAVVKTIEDLDSGINDCRDLLDMAVEEGDEDSVADVSAELEGLQQQLETLEFRRMFSGETDPNNAYLDIQAGSGGTEAQDWAEMLLRMYLRWGEAHGFKTTLEEASAGDVAGIKSATIHFQGEYAYGWLRTETGVHRLVRKSPFDSGNRRHTSFTSVFVSPEIDDNIEIEVDKSQVREDTYRASGAGGQHVNKTDSAVRLTHLATGIVVACQSERSQHQNRDKAWKMLRARLYEQEMQKRNAEKQALEESKSDIGWGSQIRSYVLDDQRIKDLRTSVQTSNCQAVLDGDLDQFIEASLKAGL
- the lysS gene encoding lysine--tRNA ligase; translated protein: MSNTPTQQDENKLIAERRAKLSAMREKGNAFPNSFRREQLAADLQKEFGEKTKEELETEGNSACVAGRILAKRGPFLVIQDVSGRIQLYADKVAQKDIKERWGTWDIGDIVGVKGALHKSGKGDLYVNCEEYSLLTKALRPLPEKFHGIADQEMRYRQRYVDLIATPESRDVFRIRSEVISYIRSFLNNNQFMEVETPMLQVIPGGATARPFITHHNALDIDMYLRIAPELYLKRLVVGGFERVYEINRNFRNEGLSTRHNPEFTMLEFYQAYADYNDLMDLTENMIRGICTDVLGSTTVQYQDSSYDFAKPFDRISVFDSILKYNPELKASDIDTLEGARAVAENLEIPLKDIWGLGKVQIEIFEKTVEHRLDQPTFITEYPTEVSPLARRNDDNPFVTDRFEFFVGGREIANGFSELNDAEDQAERFKAQVAEKDAGDDEAMHYDADYIRALEYGLPPTAGEGIGIDRLVMLLTNSPSIRDVLLFPHMRPEVSAE
- a CDS encoding efflux RND transporter permease subunit; this encodes MNSLIAWWARNTVAANLAMIGILVAGVIGFLSMEREMDPQVRFPGLQIHVSWPGAAPQEVEEQIVARIEEAVSDLDNIDWVRSTSSEGMGEVYILAETSVDFSRFMNDVKIRVDGISSFPRDIEPPQVHQWVNRQEFIRVAVHGDVGERELKRLAEQLRREVATLPAISVVELFGTRMEEVSIEVSEQALRRYGLTFQELANAIRNSSINQSAGTVRTEVGSYQLKVRKQADSEQEFANIIVRQTADGGTIRVGDVANVIDGFEDNEILATLNGEPAVLLQVMSTETMDIVTASDSIRKWIDERSKTMPVGTKLTLWTDNAEDFKGRMETIGSSAFQGLLLVLLVLVFSLRPKVALWVAIGIATAYAGAFVLLPSVGVSLNMLSTFAFLLVLGIVVDDAIVVGESIHTESHNPEHQHPAGGLNAAILGTQLVAKPVIFAVATTILAFLPWIFISGSTSEFTRHITWVVILALLFSLIESLLILPAHLSNLKPRTKLGRFGRIQKRIADSIIHFAHNHYRRIGQWAVEKRYLTVSIFIAVLMIGFGMFGSGWVKKGFMPEIESDQIIVNVVMPEGAPYSRALEILAQLQEAEKRLEEEANQQTIEQGNVGQGKGALIENWYTRSRRDSVMAIVQLTPPEAREMSAKEAALRLRELLGDVPDAKEVSVQYAFNNNGPGFELSIRHPDLEVLRRATADLETQLRTYESLYDVRNNLEGASEEIRIDLKPGASKLGLTLAEVNRQVRQAYFGEEVQRLPRAGQDVKVMVRYPLESRRTIESLKDFRVRTSDGHEVPLLAIAELEYAPGIKRIQRWNGNRAARVMADLKDDVRSDIMKDLEDNFFPQWEKRYPGIIRGAVGQAEGEKRFIQEVLGLYTMAFFAMYSLLAIAFRSYSQPILILIAIPFAFVGAIFGHSVMGMTMAIFSYFGIAAAAGVVVNDNLVLMDQCNRLREQGVKPLQAIVDAGVTRFRPILLTTLTTIAGLLPMMMERSIQAAFLQPIVVALAFGVLVAFFVTLLLVPAMYGIGVDIGETAQRVKNSVKKRITGNVLDNSASEHPIR